The Pseudomonas sp. DG56-2 genome contains a region encoding:
- the rpsU gene encoding 30S ribosomal protein S21 — protein MPAVKVKENEPFDVALRRFKRSCEKAGVLAEVRSREFYEKPTSERKRKAAAAVKRHAKKVQREQRRAVRLY, from the coding sequence ATGCCAGCCGTCAAAGTTAAAGAGAATGAACCCTTCGACGTAGCTCTGCGTCGTTTCAAGCGCTCCTGCGAAAAAGCCGGTGTTCTGGCTGAAGTTCGTAGCCGCGAATTTTACGAGAAGCCGACTTCTGAGCGTAAGCGCAAAGCAGCAGCCGCTGTTAAACGTCACGCCAAGAAAGTTCAGCGCGAACAGCGCCGCGCCGTTCGCCTGTACTAA
- the rpoD gene encoding RNA polymerase sigma factor RpoD, translating into MSGKAQQQSRIKELITRGREQGYLTYAEVNDHLPEDISDPEQVEDIIRMINDMGINVFESAPDADALLLAEADTDEAAAEEAAAALAAVETDIGRTTDPVRMYMREMGTVELLTREGEIEIAKRIEEGIREVMGAISHFPGTVDYILSEYDRVTAEGGRLSDVLSGYIDPDDGIAPPAEVPPPVDPKAPAKAESDDEDEEKEEAEEEEEAESGPDPVIAQQRFGAVQEQLNATLKVLKKNGRQHKDSIKAMLELAELFMPIKLVPKQFEVLVERVRSALDRLRQQERAIMQLCVRDARMPRADFLRLFPSNETDQTWSGDLSKRSTKWAAALGEKNDAIVACQQKLIDLENETGLTIAEIKDINRRMSIGEAKARRAKKEMVEANLRLVISIAKKYTNRGLQFLDLIQEGNIGLMKAVDKFEYRRGYKFSTYATWWIRQAITRSIADQARTIRIPVHMIETINKLNRISRQMLQEMGREPTPEELGERMEMPEDKIRKVLKIAKEPISMETPIGDDEDSHLGDFIEDSTMQSPIDVATVESLKEATRDVLSGLTAREAKVLRMRFGIDMNTDHTLEEVGKQFDVTRERIRQIEAKALRKLRHPTRSEHLRSFLDE; encoded by the coding sequence ATGTCCGGAAAAGCGCAACAGCAGTCTCGCATCAAAGAGTTGATCACCCGCGGTCGTGAGCAGGGCTACCTGACTTACGCGGAGGTCAACGACCATCTGCCAGAGGATATTTCAGATCCGGAGCAGGTGGAAGACATCATCCGCATGATCAACGACATGGGGATCAACGTATTCGAGAGTGCTCCGGATGCGGATGCCCTTTTGTTGGCCGAAGCCGACACTGACGAAGCCGCAGCTGAAGAAGCTGCTGCTGCGTTGGCGGCTGTGGAAACCGATATTGGTCGTACGACCGACCCGGTCCGCATGTACATGCGTGAAATGGGAACCGTCGAGCTTCTGACCCGTGAAGGCGAAATCGAAATCGCCAAGCGTATCGAAGAAGGTATTCGCGAGGTCATGGGAGCTATCTCCCATTTCCCGGGTACTGTCGACTACATCCTCAGCGAATACGATCGAGTAACCGCCGAAGGCGGTCGCCTGTCTGACGTTCTCAGTGGCTACATCGACCCGGACGACGGCATTGCCCCTCCGGCCGAAGTTCCGCCGCCTGTCGATCCGAAAGCTCCGGCCAAGGCCGAGAGTGACGACGAAGACGAAGAGAAAGAAGAAGCCGAGGAAGAGGAAGAAGCCGAAAGCGGTCCCGATCCAGTCATTGCCCAGCAGCGCTTCGGTGCCGTTCAGGAGCAACTGAACGCCACCCTCAAAGTGTTGAAGAAGAACGGTCGCCAGCACAAGGACAGCATCAAGGCGATGCTTGAACTGGCTGAGCTGTTCATGCCGATCAAGCTGGTGCCAAAGCAGTTCGAAGTATTGGTCGAGCGTGTTCGCAGTGCTCTTGATCGTCTGCGCCAGCAAGAACGCGCGATCATGCAACTGTGTGTACGTGATGCACGTATGCCTCGTGCCGACTTCCTGCGCCTGTTCCCAAGCAACGAAACGGACCAGACCTGGAGCGGTGATCTTTCCAAGCGCAGCACCAAGTGGGCTGCAGCGCTGGGCGAGAAAAACGATGCCATCGTCGCTTGCCAGCAGAAGCTGATCGACCTGGAGAACGAAACCGGCCTGACTATCGCCGAGATCAAGGACATTAACCGTCGCATGTCGATCGGTGAAGCCAAGGCTCGTCGTGCGAAGAAAGAAATGGTCGAGGCCAACCTTCGTCTGGTTATCTCCATCGCCAAGAAGTACACCAACCGCGGTCTGCAATTCCTCGATCTGATCCAGGAAGGCAACATCGGTTTGATGAAGGCAGTGGACAAGTTCGAATACCGTCGCGGTTACAAGTTCTCGACCTATGCCACCTGGTGGATTCGTCAAGCGATCACCCGTTCGATCGCCGACCAGGCTCGCACCATCCGTATTCCGGTGCACATGATCGAGACGATCAACAAGCTCAACCGTATCTCCCGGCAGATGCTGCAGGAAATGGGCCGTGAACCGACCCCGGAAGAGCTGGGTGAGCGCATGGAAATGCCTGAGGACAAGATCCGCAAGGTATTGAAGATCGCCAAAGAGCCGATCTCCATGGAAACCCCGATCGGTGACGACGAAGATTCGCACTTGGGTGACTTCATCGAAGACTCGACCATGCAGTCGCCAATCGATGTAGCCACGGTTGAAAGCCTCAAGGAAGCGACTCGTGACGTGCTCTCCGGTCTGACCGCACGCGAAGCCAAAGTGCTGCGCATGCGTTTCGGTATCGACATGAACACCGATCACACCCTCGAAGAGGTCGGCAAACAGTTCGACGTGACCCGTGAACGGATCCGTCAAATTGAAGCCAAGGCGCTGCGCAAGCTGCGCCACCCGACGCGAAGCGAGCATTTGCGCTCCTTCCTCGACGAGTGA
- the dnaG gene encoding DNA primase yields the protein MAGLIPQSFIDDLLNRTDIVDVVSSRVQLKKAGKNLTACCPFHKEKTPSFSVSPDKQFYYCFGCGAGGNALGFIMDHDNLDFPQAVEELAKAAGMEVPREEGGRGHKPRQPTDSPLYPLLEAAGEFYRQALKSHPTRRSAVEYLKGRGLSGEIARDFGLGYAPPGWDNLFKHLSSDTLQQKAMIDAGLLIENAESGKRYDRFRDRVMFPIRDSRGRVIAFGGRVLGDDKPKYLNSPETPVFHKGQELYGLYEARKFNRNLDEIIVVEGYMDVIALAQQGLRNAVATLGTATSEEHLKRLFRVVPSVLFCFDGDQAGRNAAWRALEATLSSLQDGRKARFLFLPEGEDPDTLIRAEGTDAFRARINQHAQPLADYFFQQLTEEADPRSLEGKAHMATLAAPLIEKVPGANLRALMRNRLKEITGLDNHQVEQLSHSAPAEAPPSYDPGIDYDAIPDYNPDYGDFHQPDYTPVQQQWTPSKGGKKKWEGKPWDKKGKPWERNGQRQDAPPRVPTSVEPPTLSALRTLLHHPQLAKKVEDAGHFAAEEHVYAQLLVALLEALQKNPELRSLQLIARWHGTEQGRLLRALAEKEWLIDADNLEQQFFDTITSLSARQRERSLEHLLRKARQSELSAEEKNQLRDLLSRNVHAQTPTSTGA from the coding sequence ATGGCCGGGCTGATTCCCCAAAGTTTCATCGACGACCTCCTCAACCGCACCGACATCGTCGACGTGGTGAGCTCGCGCGTGCAACTGAAAAAAGCAGGCAAAAACCTCACAGCCTGTTGCCCGTTCCACAAGGAAAAAACCCCGTCGTTCAGCGTGAGCCCCGACAAGCAGTTTTATTACTGCTTCGGCTGCGGCGCGGGGGGCAATGCCTTGGGCTTCATCATGGACCACGACAACCTGGACTTCCCCCAGGCCGTCGAGGAACTGGCCAAGGCCGCCGGCATGGAAGTACCTCGCGAAGAAGGTGGTCGCGGGCACAAGCCTCGGCAACCCACCGACTCTCCGCTTTATCCGCTGCTGGAAGCGGCTGGCGAATTTTATCGTCAGGCCTTGAAAAGCCACCCGACACGCCGCTCAGCCGTGGAGTACCTCAAAGGCCGCGGGCTGTCCGGCGAGATCGCTCGAGATTTCGGTCTGGGCTACGCCCCGCCAGGCTGGGATAACCTGTTCAAGCACTTGAGCAGCGACACACTACAACAAAAGGCCATGATCGATGCCGGCCTGCTGATCGAGAACGCTGAGTCAGGCAAGCGCTACGACCGCTTCCGTGACCGGGTCATGTTTCCGATTCGCGACAGTCGTGGCCGGGTTATCGCATTTGGTGGTCGGGTGCTCGGCGACGACAAGCCCAAGTACCTGAACTCCCCGGAAACACCCGTGTTTCACAAAGGCCAAGAGCTGTATGGCCTGTACGAGGCACGAAAATTCAACCGCAACCTCGATGAAATCATCGTGGTCGAAGGCTACATGGACGTTATCGCCCTGGCCCAGCAAGGCCTGCGCAATGCGGTAGCAACACTCGGCACAGCCACAAGCGAAGAACACCTCAAGCGTCTTTTTCGCGTTGTGCCCAGCGTGCTGTTCTGCTTCGACGGCGATCAGGCAGGGCGCAATGCTGCCTGGCGCGCCCTGGAAGCCACCCTCTCGAGTTTGCAGGACGGTCGCAAAGCACGCTTTTTGTTCCTGCCCGAGGGCGAAGACCCAGACACCCTTATTCGCGCGGAAGGCACCGATGCGTTTCGCGCTCGAATCAACCAGCATGCCCAGCCCTTGGCCGACTACTTTTTCCAGCAGTTGACCGAAGAAGCCGACCCTCGCTCACTTGAGGGCAAGGCGCACATGGCAACGCTGGCAGCACCGTTGATCGAAAAAGTGCCGGGGGCCAACCTACGCGCATTGATGCGCAATCGGCTCAAGGAAATCACCGGCCTGGATAATCACCAGGTCGAGCAACTGAGTCACAGCGCTCCTGCCGAAGCGCCGCCAAGCTACGACCCTGGCATCGATTACGATGCCATTCCCGACTACAACCCCGACTACGGCGACTTCCACCAGCCCGACTACACGCCAGTGCAACAACAGTGGACGCCAAGCAAGGGAGGCAAGAAGAAGTGGGAAGGCAAGCCATGGGACAAAAAAGGCAAGCCGTGGGAGCGTAACGGCCAACGCCAGGATGCACCACCGCGCGTACCAACCTCGGTAGAACCTCCGACCTTGAGCGCCCTGCGCACCTTGCTACACCACCCGCAGCTAGCCAAAAAGGTCGAGGATGCTGGCCATTTCGCAGCGGAAGAACATGTCTACGCCCAACTGCTGGTGGCCTTGCTGGAGGCGTTGCAAAAGAATCCTGAGCTACGCTCACTACAGCTGATTGCACGCTGGCACGGCACTGAACAAGGCCGCTTGCTACGCGCACTGGCTGAAAAGGAATGGCTAATCGATGCCGACAACCTTGAACAACAGTTTTTCGACACTATAACTAGCTTGTCAGCTCGCCAACGCGAGCGAAGCCTGGAACATCTGCTCAGGAAAGCACGTCAAAGTGAGTTGAGCGCAGAGGAAAAAAATCAGCTGCGCGACCTGTTAAGCCGGAATGTTCACGCACAAACCCCGACCTCAACTGGCGCGTGA